A genomic window from Fibrobacterota bacterium includes:
- a CDS encoding right-handed parallel beta-helix repeat-containing protein codes for MINKFWQFVNFNYRSTSLRYCLGFLCTTVFLMADASHATNYYIKRSTGQNSNGGIDTSAPWFSTLAFQGKIFLVPGDSLLFRRGEEFPMDPLFIARHIKLQATKAKPIVIGAWGSGNVRPRLTTNNGRLIVLENVANVTIENLSLSGARWGCIEMVDSLPRSIRVLNNELSGCGGGIYAGGTDIEIYKNTIHDMKMVVNTPGAPGSPQANDDYGASGIGLSQLNGCRVHENTLYNLFATSFDYGEDGGGFEFWRTVRNCDIFRNFVKHSDGFMEMGGTKGDSVVNVNIHHNISLESGEFACFHQFSPQTSYGISYRNLAVDHNLSLNKQVDPGFHIIVSGDTLKDPTQITVRNNIFASVKISSYVYQEGVSGGRRMPGTFQNNILWSPNNPGLKNYLQSPSEIFADPKFILSNWYVKDTLPNNLGFYKLSSSSPAIGSAVLLKIGTLVPTTYQRDFNWNLTVQNGRAEIGPFSYIPPAPTALPTSNSTPTSLSISTSTTAKGVVSLMVSSDRQSVVDVSVFDPLGHLLLDLGTWSLPEGMSQRSVSIPERHLAAIVRFQEKGYPSRAFLLPSHP; via the coding sequence ATGATTAACAAATTCTGGCAATTTGTAAATTTCAACTATCGCTCGACCTCATTAAGATATTGTCTGGGATTTCTTTGTACGACAGTCTTTTTAATGGCTGACGCTTCACACGCAACGAACTACTACATCAAACGATCTACCGGACAAAATTCCAATGGAGGCATCGACACGAGTGCCCCTTGGTTCTCTACTTTGGCCTTCCAGGGAAAAATTTTCCTGGTTCCTGGTGACTCCCTTCTATTTAGAAGGGGGGAGGAGTTCCCGATGGACCCTTTGTTTATAGCCCGGCACATAAAACTGCAAGCAACAAAGGCAAAGCCAATCGTAATTGGAGCGTGGGGATCGGGAAACGTACGGCCACGTCTTACAACAAATAATGGACGATTGATCGTTTTGGAGAATGTCGCTAATGTAACAATCGAGAATCTGAGTCTATCAGGAGCAAGATGGGGATGCATTGAAATGGTTGACTCCCTGCCCCGGAGCATTCGAGTACTCAACAACGAGCTATCTGGCTGTGGTGGCGGAATCTATGCTGGCGGAACCGACATTGAAATCTATAAGAATACGATCCACGACATGAAAATGGTCGTCAACACCCCTGGTGCCCCAGGAAGTCCACAGGCAAACGACGATTACGGTGCAAGCGGAATTGGATTATCACAATTAAACGGATGTAGAGTTCATGAGAACACCCTGTACAACTTATTTGCCACATCCTTTGATTATGGTGAAGATGGAGGAGGTTTTGAATTTTGGCGCACAGTAAGAAATTGCGATATTTTTAGAAATTTCGTCAAACATTCCGATGGCTTTATGGAAATGGGTGGAACGAAAGGGGACTCCGTCGTCAACGTCAACATCCACCACAATATCTCACTTGAATCTGGTGAATTTGCATGTTTTCACCAATTCAGCCCGCAAACCAGTTATGGGATCAGCTACAGAAACCTCGCGGTCGATCATAATCTATCATTGAACAAACAGGTTGATCCAGGATTTCACATTATCGTTTCCGGAGATACCTTGAAGGATCCTACTCAGATCACAGTTAGAAACAACATCTTCGCCTCAGTGAAAATTTCTTCCTATGTATATCAGGAAGGTGTTTCTGGTGGCAGAAGGATGCCAGGAACATTTCAGAACAACATTCTTTGGAGTCCGAATAACCCAGGATTGAAGAATTACCTGCAATCGCCATCTGAAATATTTGCCGATCCAAAATTCATTTTATCCAATTGGTACGTCAAAGACACCCTACCCAATAACTTGGGATTTTACAAGCTATCTTCTTCAAGTCCGGCGATTGGAAGTGCTGTCCTTCTTAAAATTGGAACGCTCGTTCCCACGACTTACCAAAGAGATTTCAATTGGAATTTGACAGTGCAGAATGGTCGCGCAGAAATTGGTCCCTTCTCCTACATTCCGCCCGCCCCCACAGCACTTCCGACCTCCAACTCGACGCCAACAAGCCTTTCGATTTCAACATCCACCACCGCAAAGGGAGTCGTATCGCTCATGGTTAGTTCCGATCGGCAGTCCGTTGTCGATGTTTCCGTCTTCGATCCATTGGGACATCTTCTCCTGGATCTGGGGACCTGGTCGCTTCCGGAAGGCATGTCACAACGGTCCGTTTCCATCCCCGAAAGACATTTGGCCGCTATCGTCCGCTTCCAAGAAAAAGGTTATCCCAGTCGAGCCTTCCTCCTACCCTCGCATCCTTGA
- a CDS encoding polysaccharide biosynthesis tyrosine autokinase, which yields MDNDSQSILTIQDIPYILRRRWWLITALTGIGCLIGAFKGATTGRAYRADVMVQVEDKSRNQSEVAEISRLTDAFSLTNETEGEIEIARSRLVLGEVVRKRGLNLAVWAPNRPFMDRLLRKPAPSVEISNFFLPTDLIGNEYEIVRLSENGTYALRIKDSTQEILTGKIGEPIDSSTNPMHIGILVKAFHNAPVGQRFFVSHRDDLAAIQTLAGGLEVGEVGKKTGLISLGFTAGDPTSAAEIANDIAAAYVTQNVDRRTREVIERYAYLQQQLPNLKQAADDAQDKLRRYRTSVGSVDLTREVDQALSQQADIGKQTLDLSQKKKEALEKFRPDHPVVRYIDSSIAVLRNQEAKLQSKVKSLPFQQQEIMDLMREVEATSQRYTKVQNEAQQIQVVADQKVSDVRVVDRAIRGSLVPKKGIFSMAFMGCVMGALIAASLAIGHRMVFNFVESPVYLESVFNQPVLAILPHSDIQGKLASRMKKGIKGIHLLSTEVPEDLSMEALRSSVAPVKMSIRRSQNNLTMIAGAAPGSGKSFVCANLAVQIAQTGARVLLIDADLRKGKLQSLFSIRQEAGLSEVLSGAVPVESVIVDTRIPDLFLLPAGSYTNRSTILLQSGHFERMLAEVARRFDVVFLDAPPILALSDAAVIASHVGTLLLVFKHATHTTAEIEACRKGLELVNAPVTGIILNDVDPSAPINGQPLSKQTYRYGKASS from the coding sequence TTGGACAACGACAGCCAATCAATCCTCACGATCCAGGACATCCCGTACATCCTCCGCAGGCGGTGGTGGCTCATCACCGCTTTGACAGGAATTGGCTGCCTGATCGGCGCGTTCAAGGGCGCGACCACCGGAAGAGCGTACAGGGCCGACGTCATGGTCCAAGTGGAAGACAAATCGCGCAACCAATCCGAGGTGGCCGAGATCAGTCGCCTGACCGACGCGTTCTCCCTGACCAACGAAACCGAGGGCGAGATCGAAATCGCCCGAAGTCGCTTGGTCCTCGGGGAAGTGGTCCGCAAACGAGGCCTCAATCTTGCCGTCTGGGCACCCAATCGCCCTTTCATGGACAGGCTACTTCGGAAACCAGCGCCCTCCGTCGAAATTTCGAATTTTTTCCTTCCGACGGATCTCATCGGAAACGAATACGAAATCGTGCGACTGTCCGAGAATGGAACCTACGCACTGCGCATCAAGGATTCCACACAGGAGATCCTCACAGGAAAAATCGGGGAGCCGATCGATTCCAGCACGAACCCAATGCACATCGGCATCCTCGTGAAGGCTTTCCACAATGCGCCGGTCGGGCAGAGGTTCTTCGTTTCCCATCGCGACGACCTGGCCGCGATCCAAACGCTTGCCGGCGGACTCGAGGTCGGCGAAGTCGGCAAAAAAACCGGATTGATTTCCCTTGGATTCACCGCTGGCGATCCGACGTCCGCGGCGGAAATCGCAAATGACATCGCCGCAGCCTATGTCACCCAGAACGTCGATCGACGCACACGGGAAGTCATCGAAAGGTACGCCTATCTGCAACAGCAGCTACCCAACCTGAAACAAGCCGCCGACGACGCCCAGGACAAATTGCGGAGATACCGGACCAGCGTAGGTTCAGTGGATCTGACACGCGAGGTGGATCAAGCCCTTTCCCAGCAAGCGGACATCGGCAAACAAACCCTCGACCTCAGCCAAAAGAAAAAAGAGGCGCTGGAAAAATTCCGCCCAGACCACCCGGTCGTGAGATACATCGACTCCTCCATCGCGGTATTGCGAAACCAGGAAGCAAAGCTCCAGTCGAAAGTCAAGTCGCTTCCTTTCCAGCAACAGGAGATCATGGATCTTATGCGAGAGGTGGAAGCGACTTCCCAGCGCTACACCAAAGTGCAGAACGAAGCGCAGCAGATCCAAGTGGTGGCAGATCAAAAGGTGAGCGATGTCCGCGTCGTGGACCGTGCGATTCGTGGCTCCTTGGTTCCGAAAAAAGGGATCTTCAGCATGGCTTTCATGGGATGCGTCATGGGTGCCCTGATCGCGGCCAGCTTGGCGATCGGACATCGCATGGTCTTCAATTTCGTCGAATCACCAGTCTACCTCGAAAGCGTTTTCAACCAGCCAGTTCTTGCGATCCTTCCACACAGCGACATACAGGGAAAACTCGCCTCCCGGATGAAAAAAGGAATCAAGGGGATTCATCTTCTTTCGACCGAAGTCCCCGAGGACCTCTCGATGGAGGCACTACGATCCAGTGTCGCCCCTGTCAAAATGTCAATCCGTCGATCGCAAAACAACTTAACGATGATCGCGGGTGCAGCTCCGGGAAGCGGAAAATCCTTTGTGTGTGCGAATCTTGCGGTCCAGATTGCGCAGACAGGCGCCAGAGTCCTTCTAATCGACGCTGATCTTAGAAAAGGAAAGTTGCAAAGTCTATTCAGTATTCGGCAGGAAGCCGGACTCTCTGAAGTTCTATCTGGCGCTGTGCCAGTGGAATCTGTGATTGTTGATACACGCATTCCCGATCTCTTTTTGCTACCGGCCGGATCTTACACCAATCGATCAACGATTCTTCTCCAATCCGGGCATTTCGAAAGGATGCTCGCCGAAGTGGCGAGACGTTTTGACGTGGTCTTCTTGGACGCACCTCCCATTTTGGCTTTAAGTGATGCAGCTGTAATCGCTTCACATGTCGGAACCCTTTTGTTGGTTTTCAAGCATGCTACGCATACAACTGCGGAGATTGAAGCTTGCCGGAAAGGACTCGAACTGGTCAATGCTCCTGTTACAGGAATCATTTTGAATGACGTGGATCCTTCCGCGCCGATCAACGGGCAGCCTCTCTCCAAACAGACATATCGATACGGCAAGGCATCTTCGTAA
- a CDS encoding polysaccharide biosynthesis/export family protein: MFLVTSVGSLFSGCALAPGMRYGETSPSDGTVDTTGTFSGLTVELRSLTPREALRSSIQFDSAKHRKVSDDLSEYRTSAYRLGKFDVLAIAVWEHPELTMPFGEYRADEAAGHTIDDSGALFFPYVGTIKAEGLTTSELRDKLSKSLSRVITNPQMNVKVMGYRSQKVYVHGAVPRPGQVAITNTPVSILDAINQSGGFQETSDQSRVELLRDGKNYILDLTENMIGNTPASKIWLRNEDILRVPLNTENKVYVLGEVRDPQAVTSVAGKLTLVHALMRSGGINPLTAEAKSIYVIRGEGASKIKVWHLSARNPLALAMADHFQLQPRDVVYVDATGLVSWNRVISLVTPTVDLLSVGAAASNNIKTVTQ; encoded by the coding sequence GTGTTCTTGGTCACGTCGGTCGGCTCGCTGTTCTCCGGGTGTGCACTCGCCCCGGGCATGCGCTACGGAGAGACCTCGCCGAGTGATGGCACCGTTGATACGACGGGGACGTTTTCCGGCTTGACCGTAGAGTTGCGATCCCTCACCCCGAGGGAAGCCCTACGCTCGTCGATCCAGTTCGACAGCGCCAAGCACAGGAAGGTTTCCGATGATCTTTCCGAGTACAGGACCAGCGCTTACCGCCTGGGTAAATTCGATGTCCTCGCGATCGCGGTCTGGGAACATCCTGAGCTGACCATGCCCTTCGGCGAGTATCGCGCGGACGAGGCTGCCGGGCATACCATCGACGATAGCGGGGCGCTGTTCTTTCCCTATGTGGGTACCATCAAAGCCGAAGGTCTGACAACCAGCGAACTCAGGGACAAGCTCTCCAAATCGCTCTCACGGGTCATCACCAACCCGCAGATGAACGTGAAGGTGATGGGCTACCGCAGCCAGAAGGTCTATGTCCATGGAGCCGTCCCGCGCCCCGGACAGGTAGCGATCACGAACACGCCGGTTTCGATCCTCGATGCCATCAACCAATCCGGAGGCTTCCAGGAAACTTCCGACCAGAGTCGGGTTGAACTTCTGCGGGACGGAAAAAACTACATCCTCGATCTCACCGAAAACATGATCGGCAACACTCCCGCTTCGAAGATCTGGTTGCGCAACGAGGACATCCTGCGTGTTCCGCTGAACACGGAGAACAAAGTCTACGTGCTCGGCGAGGTCCGTGATCCCCAGGCGGTCACATCCGTGGCGGGCAAGCTCACCCTGGTCCATGCCCTCATGCGATCGGGAGGAATCAACCCCCTGACAGCGGAGGCCAAATCGATCTACGTCATCCGTGGCGAAGGCGCATCCAAGATCAAGGTGTGGCATCTGAGCGCTCGGAACCCCTTGGCGCTCGCGATGGCAGACCACTTCCAACTCCAGCCTCGGGATGTCGTCTACGTCGACGCGACAGGTCTTGTCAGTTGGAACCGTGTCATATCGCTGGTCACTCCGACCGTCGACCTCTTGTCGGTCGGTGCCGCCGCTTCGAACAACATAAAGACCGTCACCCAGTAG